The sequence below is a genomic window from Nitrospirota bacterium.
GCTCTTTGCCCTCTCAAGGACATCTTTTGTGATGTAGAGCGCTGAATACGCCTCTGCTCCGTGGTATGAAGGATAATCGCCGTAGAGCTTTTTATATTTTTCCGCAAATTCACTTGCGCCAGGATATTTCGCCATTGTGCACCAGAGTGTTGCTGTTACGACATACTCAGCCGCGTCCTTCGCGTTGTCGACAAATTCAGGTATCGCAAAGCCTGCCGCGCCGCCTGCAAAGAGTTTCGCGTCGACCCTCAGTTCCTTGATCTGTTTCATCAGCAGGGACGCGTCCATGACATAAGAGACCATGTAGATCATATCAGGCCTTTCCGCCTTTACCTTGGTAAGGATCGGCTTGAAATCAACAGCGCCCTTTTCATATTTTTCCTTCACCAATACCTTCATGCCTATCTTCTCCGCCTGTTTTGCCATGTCATCTGCGCCGGAGGTCCCGAAGTCCGAGCTCTCATAGAGGATAGCGATGGACTGCGGTTTAACGACCTCTTTCAGGAAAGACACAAGCCCTGTGGCGTAGTACGCGTTTGACGGGTTCATGCGGAAGACATATTTATAGTTCTGCTGTGTAATTGAATCGTCCGCGCCGGTCACTACAAGGTAGGGGACCTTCCTTTCATTTGCCACGGCGGCAACCGCCTTTGAGCTTGAGGAACTGTATTCGCCGATTATCACAGGCTGCTTTTTAACATCGATCAGCTTTTCCACTATCGACCTCGAGATCTCAGGCTTGCCCTGCGAATCCTCAAACGTCAGAACAACCTTCCTGCCTTTAATGCCGCCTTTCGCGTTGATCTCTTCAGCGGCGATCTCATACGACTTCTTTTCCATCTCGCCGAACTTCGCCTGCGCCCCGGTCAGGGGAAGCGGGATGCTTAATTCGAGATTTTCAGCCGCAAACACGTCAACTGCGAATAGACATGCAATAAAAAACAGAAGTATGACGAACGACAAACGTTTCATGATGTCCTCCTTGAGGTTTTTTTGATGGTCTTATAACGGATTAATATCACAAATTGGACGCTATTGCAATATCAATTCCTCTACAGTTGAATTGATATTTAAGATCTTTCTGCTGAAATGAAAGTCTGCTACAGAATTTCTATAATCGACAAACGGCATATTACATTTTTTGCTTCAGGGCAAATAGTATTTGTGCCTTTAACTCTATGCTCTCCGCTCTTTGCTCTCTGCTTTTATAAGGTGTCGTATAGAAATTCCTCCACAGCCTTCCATTTCAGCAACCATTGGAACAGAGTTCCCCATAAGTAGGTCCATTTGAATATTTTCATTCCCGCTTGTATTATAGAAAAGCTGATAAATTGTTCTGAGAGGTTTAGATTATGAAAAAGGTTTTACGACTTGGCTTGCCCAAAGGAAGCCTGCAGGAATCAACACTGAAGCTTTTCAAGAAGGCCGGATACAATGTGTCCGTTGACGCGCGTTCATATTATCCTGTTTTTGATGACATAGAAATTCAGGCCTTGCTCATCAGGGCGCAGGAGATGGCGCGTTATGTGGACGACGGAGTGCTCGATGCCGGACTGACCGGAAAGGACTGGATACTGGAACAGGGCGCTGACGTTCATGAGGTCGCAGAATTGAATTACGCGAAGGGCGGGTTGAGGCCTGTTAGATGGGTTGTCGCTGTCCCGAATGATTCAAAGATAAAAAGCATCAAAGACTTAAAAGGCAAGCGCATTGCAACGGAGCTTGTCTGTTTCACGAAAAAATACCTCAAGTCGCAAGGGGTCAAGGCGGAGGTTGATTTTTCCTGGGGCGCGACAGAGGTGAAGCCGCCTTATCTTGCCGACGCGATCGTAGAACTGACAGAGACAGGTTCTTCTCTAAGGGCAAATAATCTAAGGGTGATAGAGACCATTCTTGTATCAAGCACAAGGTTCATCGCCAACAAAAAGGCCTGGAAGGACAAATGGAAAAGGCAGAAGATGGAGAATATCGTGCTTTTGCTGAAGGGCGCTCTTTCCGCTGAAGAAAAGGTCGGTCTCAAAATGAACGTGCCTGAGAGATCCATGAAGAGGGTGATGACCCTCCTTTCCGCAATGCATTCCCCGACAATTTCCCAGCTCTCGGACAAAGGCTGGTACGCCCTTGAAGTTGTGATCGACGAAAAGACCGTGCGCGACATCATTCCAAAACTCAAGGCGGTCGGCGCGTCAGGTATCATCGAATATCCGTTAAATAAAGTTATACCGTAGTTTTAATTTTGCAGGGGCTTTCATGAAAGGCCCTGCATTTTTCATGGTCCAATGGCAAAGCGTCTTATGAAAATAATCCTTCTGATTATCTTTGTCATACTCATCCTGCATTTTTTCTTCCGCGAATATATCGAGAGACGCATGCTGTATCACGCCGTGAATAAAATTGAAGCCACCCCCAAAAGCATTGACCTTGAGTATGAAGACGTTGTCCTGACGACAAAGGACGGCGTTCAGATCGCCGGGTGGTTTATTCCTGCGGCAAAACCGAGGGCCACAATATTGTTCAGCCACGGCAACGGGGGAAACATCAGCCACAGGCTTGAGAAGATAAGCATGTTCAATTATCTCAACCTGAACGTCCTCATCTTCGACTACCGGGGCTACGGGATGAGCAAAGGCAGGCCGTCTGAGGAAGGACTCTATCTTGATGAAGAGGCAATGTATGATTACCTGGTGAATAAGAAAGGGTCCATTCCGCAGGAGATCATTGCATACGGTGAATCCCTCGGCGGGGCGGTTGCGATCGATCTGGCAGGCAAACATGAATTAGGCGGGCTGATCATTGAAGGGACTTTTACGTCAATAAGAGATATGGCAAAGAAGTTTTTTCCTTTTGTCCCGCCCTCGGTCATTAAAAGCCGGTATGACTCGCTGGGGAAAATAAAGAACATCAGTATCCCTAAATTGATCTTCCACAGTGTTGATGACGATATCGTCCCCTTTGAGCAGGGTAAAAAGCTTTTCGACGAAGCGTCCGGGCCGAAAGAGTTTGTCCAGCTTCAGGGCGGGCACAATGACGCCTTTCTTGTTTCGCAAGAGCTGTTCATGGGGAAAATAGATTCGTTTACGGGCCGGATGTGAGGGATGTTTTTTTTAATTTGTGACGGAGATTACAAAAATAAATCGTCTCAAGCTGTAATATTAAAGAAAGTTTATTGTCATAACATTTTTTTTGAAAAGGTAAATTCATTTAGTTAGAGGCAAGTCAGAACTATTTAAGCATCGGGGAACGTTTAAGATACAGTGAAGTCATTAAATTTTTTCATCGTCATACTTGCTGCATCCTTTTTCACAAGCGCCTGCGGAGGCGGCGGTGGAGGAGGCAGCAGCAGTGCAAATACTGTTACACAGCCCGAAGGATACACTGTCAGCGGGGCGGTCAATGCGTCCGCAGGCTCAGCGGTAGACAGTGATGTAAATGATCCCGGAGCGCCTTATTCATCCAACGATAATTTTGACAGCGCGCAGGCCATTTCCAATCCGGTCACATTAGGCGGTTATGTAAATGTGGCAGGGCTCGGTCCAGCCGGCAGATCATACGAATCAGGGGACGTCTCGGATTTTTTTAAAGTCACTCTTGCCGCAGGTCAGACAATAACGCTCATCATCGCCAGTCATGCGGCAGCCGACCTCGACATGTATTTGTATAACGAGGCCCAGGCCCCGGTGGATTCATCTCAAAATACAACTCAAACGGAATCTTTGACCGTAGCCTTGCAAGGCGACTACTACATAGAAGTTCGCGCTTTTAACGGCGCCTCTAACTATACTCTTTCAATAGGCCAGGGCGGTCCATTGCTTGCGGCCGGGACCCCAAGCCTGAGCGATGAATTTGTCCCCGGGGAATTGATCGTAAAATTTAAGGACCAGATGCTGTCCAAAGGAAATGCCGCCGGGACACAGGCAAGCGTTCAATCACTCGGGCTGGTCCATAAACAAGGCGAACGGGGACGGGCGATGCTAATGAGTATCGGGGATGAACAGCAGAGGCAGGCCGCATTTAAAACACCCGGCATTAAAAGAAGTGAAGGCGTTTCAGCCGTTACTGATAATGAGATAAAACGCAAGAAGGACACCCTCGAGATAATAAAGGCGTTGAGAAAGCGTCCCGACATTCTGTATGCCGAACCCAACTACATCCGCCGCGCGTATGCCGTGCCGGATGACACATATTATTCAAGACAGTGGCATTACTCTTTAATAAATCTCCCTTCCGCATGGAACATAACAACAGGCAGCAGCAATGTGACAGTAGGCGTAATTGACACCGGCATCCTCCTTAACCATCCTGACCTTCAGGGGCAGGTCGCCGGCGACGGCTATGATTTTATCAGCGATCCTGCCATGTCGCTTGACGGAGACGGGATTGACAGCAGCCCTGCCGATCCGGGAGACCAGTCCAATCTCAACGGCAGCAGCAGTTTTCACGGGACACATGTGGCAGGCACAATTGCCGCGCTTTCAAACAACGCTACAGGTGTTGCGGGAATTGCATGGGGCGTGAAGATAATGCCTTTGCGCGTTCTCGGTAAATCCGGCGGCACATCCTTTGACATACAGCAGGCAGTGCTTTATGCCGCAGGGCTTTCCAATGCTTCCGGTACAGTGCCTGTTAAGAAAGCGGACATTATTAACCTCAGTCTTGGCGGCGGAGGGGCCTCGCAGTCCGAGCAGGAGGTCTTTACCCAGGCGCGAAACGCGGGGGTCATTATCGTTGCCGCGGCAGGCAATGAGAACAGCAGCACGCCTTCTTATCCCGCGTCATATGACGGAGTGGTTTCGGTCAGCGCGGTGACTATAGACAAAAGCAGGGCCTATTATTCCAATTTCAATTTGTCTGTGGACATCGCCGCTCCCGGCGGAGACACGAGGTCGGACAATAACGGGGACGGCTATCCTGACGGGGTATTAAGCACGAGGGGAGATGACTTACAAAACCCTTTTCAATATACATATGAATTTCTCCAGGGGACATCAATGGCTTCTCCGCACGTGGCGGGTGTTGCCGCGTTGATGAAATCCGTAAATTCAGGACTGACCCCCCCTCAGTTCGACAGTCTGCTTGCAGGCGGACAACTGACTGAAGATCTGGGGGAGCCCGGAAAAGATAATCAGTTCGGCTATGGTTTAATAAACGCCTACAAGGCAGTCGGAGCCGCAGGCAATATCCCTTTGGCCCCTGTTCTCGTTGTCAATCCCGCATCCCTTAATTTCAGCACCTCCCTTGACAGAGTGATACTTTTAGTCGAAAACGCAGGCGGAGGGACTCTTGTCGTTAATGGCCTGTCTGATGACGCGGTCTGGCTTACGGTAAGCGAACTGAGCGTAGACGCAAACAAACAGGGCGCTTACAACATAACGGTCAACAGGAGCGGCCTTCCTGACGGCACATATACGGCTTCCATTACAGTTGCTTCATCGGTAAATCCTGTAACAGTGCCTGTCATCATGCAGGTCAGTAATACCGGAGCTGCCACCAATGCGGGTCATCACTATGTTTTATTACTGGACCCTGACACTAATGCTACAGTGAAAGAAGCTGAAGCAAGCGCTGACAACGGCGTATACAATTATGCCTTTACAGGGGTCACAGGCAATACATACCGCATCCTGGCAGGCACTGATTTCGACAATGACGGTTTTATCTGTGACACGGGAGAAGCCTGCGGTTCATATCTGACCTTGGACCAGCCCGTTTCGGTTACTGTTAACGGTTCTCTGACAGGCCTTGATTTTTCCACCGGTTTCAACCCGGTTTATTCAGTGTTGTCCTCCTCCGGTATGCGGCGTAATGTTTCAAAACAAATTAAAAGGTGATTTGATGCCGCGCATTATTAGATTATTTGCAGTGTACCTGCTTGCCTTATTGCTTACGGGCTGTTTTCATCACGTGATGAGCAGTCAGGGAATGACTATCAACGCCTCTGGCATTTACAGCAGCTCCATATGCAACACCTTTGAGAGTGCACCCGCTGCAACTTTGATCTCTGATGCTGAAGCTTATTCCAGGATATACGGCAGATTGCGCAAACACATTATCGGAATTGAAAACGACAAAGCCCCAGAAGTTGATTTTACCGCTGAAAACATATTGCTTGTTGAAATGGGACAGCGCTCTACTGCCGGCTATGAGATCAGACTTGCTGAAAATACCGTATCTGTGAGCAATGCTATTGCCGATGTTAAAATTTCATGGATCGAACCAAGGGAAGGCCATGTCACAGCGCAGGTCATAACGAGCCCCTGCGTTATGATCAAACTGCCGAAGGGCAATTACTCGCACGTAAGAATATCAGACCGGAACAACAAGGTGCGGGTGGAGCTTGATATCCCCGGCGGGAAATAAGAGCAAGAGGCAAACCAGCTTCGCTTTTATTTGAATAACCCTTTCAGTAGATCTCCAACAGGTTTCCCCTCTTGCTCAGTGCTACCGCCATTGCCCTTGTCTTTTTTGAAGAGCTTGTCCAGCGCCTTATCAATCTCTTTCTCGATTACACGCCCCCCCGCTTTTGCAATATCAACAGTGTAGATGGGATTTGAAAAAGTCCCGGTGATCTTCAGTGGGATATTGCCCCAGCCTTTGTCGTCCTTTATATATTTCGCAACACCGGACCCCATTGCCTTTTGGGTTAGACGGGGGGAGAGTTTAAGATCAACAGCGAGATCGAGGGTTTCATTAAGGCCGATGTTGCCCGAAGGGTCCATTGCGATATCGTCCGAGGAGAAGACGCTTTCAAGATGGGCTACGCTGTTTCTGACGGTCACTCTCCCGTTTGCCTGTTTCAGGTTTATTGTCTCCAGCTCTTTTATGTTGAGAAACTGCGACAGCCTCCTGGTTATTTGAGCGCCCGTGATCTTTCCGTCTTTGATATTAAAATCTCCGTCGGCGATTAAATTCTTTTTGATAGTTTCAGACGCTGTGCCTGAGCCGTTTAATTTTAGGTTCAAAGAAAGGAGCCCGAAGACCGTGCCCTTTGCCTTCGGGGAGAAAGAGTTTACAACTTCGTCCGCGTGAAGGGAATCAATATTGGCTGAAAGGTTGTAAGTGTATCCCGGCTTTGAAAGGTCAATCGCGCTGTTTACATTTAATTTTCCTTTTCCTGCAACGGCGGACATTTTTGCTATCTCAAGTTTACTGTCTTTGAGCAGGTACTTAGTGTGAAAATCGTTCATCGTCAGGTCCCTGTACTTCGCGGAGGATATTTTTATTTCCCCGTTGGATTTCAGGGTATCAAATTTTTTGGGCATACCTGTTATCTTAAGGTCCGCAGAATAATTTCCCGACAGGACCAGCCCGTTCATGTCAACGACAGACGCAAGCAGTTTTTGTAGATCAGCGGACTTTGTGCCCGACATCGAAACGGCAATATTGATATCGGGTTCCTTCCTGAGGTTTTTGATATCACCGGTTATCGAGACGGGCACCTCCTGTATTTTAAGGTCTGCTTTATCTATGCGGATATCACCGGATGCGAGATTTACGTCCGCCGCGTATTTCAGCGCCGCATTTAAACTTCTGATGGGTTTTCTCGAAGGTGTCCCGAAAATAATCTCATCAAGCTTCAGATCAATATTCCCGGTAGAAGATAATTGTGTCCCGTCAGCGCTATTAATATTTGAATCAATTGCAAAAGAACCTTTTATATCGGGCAGCGCCTTTGTCGAATCAACAAAGGCAAACCCGGCATCTTTGATCGAGATATTCTTTGCGAGCAGGGAGATCGGGAGCCCTTTTGCCTCCGCTGCCTGTTTCTCTTCTTTGACCGCATGCGGCTTCTCTTTTTCCCCGATGCCCTCAAAATTGAAGCTGCCTTTAACATCACGGATGATCCTGATCTCAGGAGACAATAATTTCAGTTCATCAACGATCACTTTTTTGGAAAGCAGAGGCAGCAGCTGGAATTTAAGGATGAAATCTTTACATTTTACGAAATCAGTTTTCCCATCCGTCTCTTTTATTGCAAGGTCTTTTACGTCAATGCCTTTGAACAGGCTGATGTTTATTTGGCCGATGCTTACCTTCCGGTTTAATGCCTGCTCAGCATACGGCACGAGAAAGGCTTTGACTTTTTCCGGCGTGACGTAGGTTTTAATAAATACTACAAATGAAATAATAATGACTGCTGTTACGGCAATAATTATTGTCAGGATTTTCTTCATGGTCCCTCCTCGGCACTATAACTTTACCACTAAGCAGAGGCCTGTTCAAGAGAAAACGTCTTGGCTGCCGCTCAGTGCAGCGGCAGCCAAGATGTAATAATATTTATTTCATCATTATGTTAATTGACACGGGATGAATTTAGTGGTAATGAAATTATGTAGACATGAAAAACGAAAAGGTGTTTAAAATGGGAGCCAGAGGTTTTGACAGGATAAATGTACTGATTGATGTAAAGATCAATTGTCACAATAGAAGTTATGACGGCACAGTGACAAACCTCTCCGAGAACGGGATGCTTATAAGGACACATCAAATAACTTCTCTTCGGAACTCGCATGTCGAGGTCTCTATTCCTTTAAGGGAAGAGATGTTACATCTTTCAGGCAGGCTGGTCAGACAGGAAGATATCAGCGGTTATTACAATGGCATTGGTGTTGAGATTATAAATCCGCCGCAGAAATACCTGGATTTTATTGACAGCCTCATAGCTGTGCTGTAACCAGTGAATGTTTCAAGCGAGTAAATTGCAAACTTACGGCTTGGCTGTGTCAACATATCCGTTGCCTTTTATGTAATGTTCGAGATCAGTAATGGTAAGTTTCTGGTCCGCCATAATTGCCCGCGCTATGTCTCCGAACGTCAACAGGCCGGCCAGGTTGTTGCCTTCATACACAGGCATATGACGACAGTGCGCGGCTGTCATCAGGGCCATGCATTCTTCAATCGACTTTTCGGTTGTTATTGAGTAAACGTCTTTCGTCATCAAATCGCCGACAAGTGTCTCCTGCGAAGATTTCCCTTTCAGGACCACCTTGCGGGCGTAATCACGTTCGGAAAGAATGCCCGCGACTTGCCCTCTCTCGATAACAAGCAGAACGCCGATATCTTTTTCAGCCATAATCTCAAGAGCTCTGTATGCCGTCTCGTTGGGGTGGATTGTCCAAAGAGTTTCGCCCTTTGTTTTTAAAACATCTTTGACCTTCAACATAATTCCCCCTCCTTATTAATTTTAGTTAGGTGAAAAGCAAAACACCGGACCGTCACATGAATATTCTGCGGCAGTCCGGTGTCAAAGAAAGCGTACATTGTACTAACCTCCAATTGTCCCGCGTCTAATAACAATGCGTGAATTATTCTATTACAGTTGTGTGCATCTGTCAAACATTCAGGTCCCATGGACCGGCCATAGTCCCTTCCGGTTTCCTGTTTATACGTGCCAGGTTTTATCCTTAAGTTTCAGCATGTTAACGTGCTGAAAAAATATTTAAGTTTTCTATTAAAAAACCGATATAAAATATAAAAGGATGACAATATTATTAACAAGACAGTGAGGTTTAGGCTTATGGACAGCAATCTGCACAGGACATTCAACGACGAAGTAAACAGGTATAAAAACGCGCTTCTTTTCTACGCAAGGAAATGCGACTGGGACACATTTAAGGTCAATGCCGGAAGGCTTTTTGATTATGTTGAATCAATCGAGATGTCAGAGATTGAGAGGCGGTTTTACAATATATCCAAGGTAATAGTAATGGCGCTTTTTATAGTTGTAATTTTTATCCTCAAGATGGACCAGAACTTGTCCCCCGGCATCACCCGTCTTAAGGATTTTGTAGTTATAATAGCGGTGGCGGGCGGCAGTTTTGAAATTTATTTCCTGCTTAACTTTAAAATGTATATGAAAAACAAAATTAGACGCTACAAGAAAAGAAGAGAAAGATTTATAATGGCCATAGAGCAGGATTTCAAGGAGATAGTTGTTCAACTTGAGACGTAGCCGCAAGATATTTTTCCATCTTTCCTGGAAAGAGTGTATTAATATTCTGCAATAAATAAACGCAGGGTTTCCCTAAATGAGAAGCAATTCCCCAATTAAGGATGATTGAGGTTTCTTGATTTATTGTTTTACAATATGTTGTATGTGGCATCTAAATTGCAGACATGTCTTCCTCGAATACCATTGGTATTAAATAAAACCTTTGAGAAAGGAGGAAAAGACATGAAAAGATTTTTAGTGACTTTAACAGTAGTAATGGCAATGCTGGTTGTACTTACTTCTTGCGCAAAACAGCCCACAGAAGATATGAACGCTTCAAAGGCATCAATTGATGCCGTGATAGCAGAGGGTGGTGAAAAGTATGCGAACGCGGAAGTAAAACAGCTCAATGACGAACTGACCGCTGCTTTGGATGAAGTAAAGGTTCAGGACGGCAAGTTCTTCAAGAACTACGACAAGGCAAAAGAGATGCTTGCTAAAGTAAAAGGCAGCGCTGATGCTTTGAAGGCTGAGATCCCGGCAAGAAAAGAAAAAGCCAAGAATGACGCCACTGCAGCATTAGAAGCTGCAAAGACCGCTGTGAATGATGCAAAGACACTGTTAGGCAAGGCACCGAGAGGAAAAGGCTCAAAGGCTGACATCGAAGCATTGAAAGCTGATGTAGCAGGCCTTGAAGCATCCTTGACAGAAGTCGAGAGCATGATCACCAGCGAAGACTATTTTGCTGCAGCTGACAAAGCAAACGCAGCAAAAGACAAGGCAGCGCAGGTAGCGGAACAGATCAATCAGGCTATCGCAAAGAAGAAATAAGGGAATGCAATTACGGTTTGTTCAAGGCATAACATCTACGTTTTTTCTTATATGCCTTGGCATTCTCTACGGATGTAATTCTGCACCAGTTCCTCCAGAAGTTGCGATTGCGGAAACGCAAGAACACGAACTCTGGAGGGCTGGTGCAGAAATTTATACGCCCACGGAATACAAGGCATACAAGTCAGTCCTGAGAAACGGAAAAGACAACCTCATTAAAGAGCAGGGCAGGTTTTCATGGTTCAGGGATTACGAATCCGTTCAGAAGGAATTCAGCGGTATCCTTTCAACCGGCAACAACCTCCTCAGTAAGATCCAGGATTATAAAAGGACAAAAACTTCTGTCATAGCAGGGCAGATCGTATTTTATCAGGGCAAGCTTGACACCCTGAAAAAACTGACTTCTCTCATTAATGAAGGCAGGGTTTCGAGACGGCAATTAATGACAGCGGAGTTGCTCCTGGCCGAAGTCCAGAGGCTGGCTGAAAAGGGTAAATATCAGGAGGCTGAGAGAAAGCTGAAGGTCATCCCTATATATACCACATCGGCAACCGAGGCCATCACCCCCGTGCTCAACAGGTATGCCGACAAAGAACAGATAGCAAAATGGCGCACGTGGGTAAACGAGACTATCGCGTTATCGAAGGAAAAAGGAATTCTTTCAATTTTTGTGAGTAAGATCGACAGGAAAATGGTCGTTTATAGAAATGGGGTCCCGTATAAAACCTATTCGGTAGGACTCGGTAAAAACGGTTTTCACGATAAACTCTACGCCGGCGACCTCGCAACCCCTGAGGGTAAATACCGCGTCGTTAAGAAACAGTGGAGGAGCAAATATTACAAGGCACTGCTTATAAATTATCCCAACGAAGAAGATCTAAGGCAATTTGCGAGGGCCAAGAGGAAAGGCATCATCCCCGCGAGGGTCGGCATAGGAAGTCTTATTGAAATACACGGAGGCGGCACAGAGGGAATGACATACGGCTGTATCGCAATGGACAATAAACATGTGGATGAACTTTTCGATCTGGTGGATGTGGGGACTCCCGTGACAATTGTCGGAGCGATCGATTTTGACAATATCATATCATCAACAATAAAGGACCTCTAAAAATAAAATGAAACAGTCATACCGGCAGCTCAGCGCGGGCGGGCTTGACAACAGCCTTGCAAACCCCGCTTCTCACGGGAGTTTTTATCATAGTAAGAAGAAAATATTTCTCGCCGTCCTGTTTATAATTGTGTTCGCTTTTGCAGCGCTGGAGGCAGCCGGCTTTTATCTCTCAAAACGCGGCGCCGGTGCGGCAGATGCAAAGTCTTCAACTGCTCCACAGGCAAAGAAACCTAACCTTAAAAAGAAGATTGCCGCACTTTCTCCAAAGGGGACTTATCTCGTGATTGATACAGCCAGGAACAGGCTTTACGTAAGAAAGGGAGACACCACCTTAAAAGAGGTTGTGGTCTCAACAGGCAGCGGCAGTATACTTAACGACCCCAAAGGCGACAGGCAGTGGATATTTGACACTCCAAGAGGCGAACGTACAATCCAGTCAAAGACAACAAATCCCGTATGGACCAAGCCCGACTGGGCGTTCATTGAAGAAGGGGAGGATGTCCCCAAGAGCTTCAAGGACAGAGTTGAAAAAGGCGTTCTCGGAGATTACGCATTTCATCTTGGCGACGGGTACATGCTTCACGGCACTCTTTATACAAGACTGCTTGGACGTAACGTAACACATGGCTGCGTCAGGATCGGAGACAAAGACCTTAAAGAACTTTATGACACAATCCCGCCGGGCACAAAGGTGCTGATCTTTTAGCATGAAAATCTCCCGGACTTTCCCCTTTATTTTTCTACTTGTAATTTTCTCATGCGTAAATGCGATGGCCCAGGGCGCTTCCGTCACAGAGGATGACACACGTCTGCTTGAATCGGAATTGTCATTAGCTAAAAAAACAAACATATATTTTATATTCAACCTGAAAAGCAAAGAGATATCATTAAAAGCGCGCGGTGTTGTGCTTAAAGAAATGAAGATCGACGATGTGAAATTCTGGGGCACTTTTGTTGACGCGGGGCCGCGGCCCTTAGTCAGGAAGAGCGCATTATTTAAGGAACCAAAAAGGGTAAATATTGATCCAAACAAAAACAAAGAAGAAGAAACAAGCGTTGATACAACCACCACTACCCCCGCGCCTGCAAATCCCGCAGCATTTGATATCGAGGCCCTGGAGCTTAAAGATATGCCGGGGAACTACGACCTGGAATTCCGTGAAAGGATCTTCATATCGGTCAGGCAGAAGGGGACAGGCTTTCTCGGAAAGCTCTACAGCGCTGGAAGCTACGCCGGCTGGTATGTATCTCGCCCGCTCCTTACGATATGGAATACGATCAAAGACAGGCCGTATACTTCCATCTATCTAATATTAAACGAAGAGGACGCCCGCTCGGTCTACTGGTCTTTAGTGGAAAACTCGGACAATATCATATACTACCCGTAAGACTCATTTTCAGATCATTTCCCCTTTTTCTTCACCGGCATTTCCTGCTGCACGCAGGTTAACATGACCTGGTAGCTTCCGCCTGTCGAGTCTGAAAGTTTCCGGCAGCGCTTCTCCACTTCCGGGGGAATGTTCATTTCAGCAAGCTGGTCCTTTGCGCTTCGTTCCTGCTGGATACACTGATACACTGCCTCATTGTCCGCGTCAGGGCCTCCCAATATCTTCCGGCAATATACCTCAATATCCGAAGGGGCGAACAGGCCCTTTTGGGTCCCCGCGCATCCTGCTGTTAGAAGAAATAATATAAACAGGACCGGTAGTGTTCTCATAGAGG
It includes:
- a CDS encoding S8 family serine peptidase, with product MKSLNFFIVILAASFFTSACGGGGGGGSSSANTVTQPEGYTVSGAVNASAGSAVDSDVNDPGAPYSSNDNFDSAQAISNPVTLGGYVNVAGLGPAGRSYESGDVSDFFKVTLAAGQTITLIIASHAAADLDMYLYNEAQAPVDSSQNTTQTESLTVALQGDYYIEVRAFNGASNYTLSIGQGGPLLAAGTPSLSDEFVPGELIVKFKDQMLSKGNAAGTQASVQSLGLVHKQGERGRAMLMSIGDEQQRQAAFKTPGIKRSEGVSAVTDNEIKRKKDTLEIIKALRKRPDILYAEPNYIRRAYAVPDDTYYSRQWHYSLINLPSAWNITTGSSNVTVGVIDTGILLNHPDLQGQVAGDGYDFISDPAMSLDGDGIDSSPADPGDQSNLNGSSSFHGTHVAGTIAALSNNATGVAGIAWGVKIMPLRVLGKSGGTSFDIQQAVLYAAGLSNASGTVPVKKADIINLSLGGGGASQSEQEVFTQARNAGVIIVAAAGNENSSTPSYPASYDGVVSVSAVTIDKSRAYYSNFNLSVDIAAPGGDTRSDNNGDGYPDGVLSTRGDDLQNPFQYTYEFLQGTSMASPHVAGVAALMKSVNSGLTPPQFDSLLAGGQLTEDLGEPGKDNQFGYGLINAYKAVGAAGNIPLAPVLVVNPASLNFSTSLDRVILLVENAGGGTLVVNGLSDDAVWLTVSELSVDANKQGAYNITVNRSGLPDGTYTASITVASSVNPVTVPVIMQVSNTGAATNAGHHYVLLLDPDTNATVKEAEASADNGVYNYAFTGVTGNTYRILAGTDFDNDGFICDTGEACGSYLTLDQPVSVTVNGSLTGLDFSTGFNPVYSVLSSSGMRRNVSKQIKR
- a CDS encoding ABC transporter substrate-binding protein, with product MKRLSFVILLFFIACLFAVDVFAAENLELSIPLPLTGAQAKFGEMEKKSYEIAAEEINAKGGIKGRKVVLTFEDSQGKPEISRSIVEKLIDVKKQPVIIGEYSSSSSKAVAAVANERKVPYLVVTGADDSITQQNYKYVFRMNPSNAYYATGLVSFLKEVVKPQSIAILYESSDFGTSGADDMAKQAEKIGMKVLVKEKYEKGAVDFKPILTKVKAERPDMIYMVSYVMDASLLMKQIKELRVDAKLFAGGAAGFAIPEFVDNAKDAAEYVVTATLWCTMAKYPGASEFAEKYKKLYGDYPSYHGAEAYSALYITKDVLERAKSMGPEDIREAMKATNIMTAFGPVKFEDKEGYQNQNFMDTLVLQVINGKHHCIWPEKYASKKYIYPIPVWRERK
- a CDS encoding protease complex subunit PrcB family protein; protein product: MPRIIRLFAVYLLALLLTGCFHHVMSSQGMTINASGIYSSSICNTFESAPAATLISDAEAYSRIYGRLRKHIIGIENDKAPEVDFTAENILLVEMGQRSTAGYEIRLAENTVSVSNAIADVKISWIEPREGHVTAQVITSPCVMIKLPKGNYSHVRISDRNNKVRVELDIPGGK
- a CDS encoding ATP phosphoribosyltransferase encodes the protein MKKVLRLGLPKGSLQESTLKLFKKAGYNVSVDARSYYPVFDDIEIQALLIRAQEMARYVDDGVLDAGLTGKDWILEQGADVHEVAELNYAKGGLRPVRWVVAVPNDSKIKSIKDLKGKRIATELVCFTKKYLKSQGVKAEVDFSWGATEVKPPYLADAIVELTETGSSLRANNLRVIETILVSSTRFIANKKAWKDKWKRQKMENIVLLLKGALSAEEKVGLKMNVPERSMKRVMTLLSAMHSPTISQLSDKGWYALEVVIDEKTVRDIIPKLKAVGASGIIEYPLNKVIP
- a CDS encoding alpha/beta hydrolase, translated to MAKRLMKIILLIIFVILILHFFFREYIERRMLYHAVNKIEATPKSIDLEYEDVVLTTKDGVQIAGWFIPAAKPRATILFSHGNGGNISHRLEKISMFNYLNLNVLIFDYRGYGMSKGRPSEEGLYLDEEAMYDYLVNKKGSIPQEIIAYGESLGGAVAIDLAGKHELGGLIIEGTFTSIRDMAKKFFPFVPPSVIKSRYDSLGKIKNISIPKLIFHSVDDDIVPFEQGKKLFDEASGPKEFVQLQGGHNDAFLVSQELFMGKIDSFTGRM